The Triticum aestivum cultivar Chinese Spring chromosome 7B, IWGSC CS RefSeq v2.1, whole genome shotgun sequence genome window below encodes:
- the LOC123158335 gene encoding multiprotein-bridging factor 1c produces the protein MPTGRMSGNITQDWEPVVLRRAKPKAADLKSAKAVNQALRTGAPVETVRKAAAGTNKNASAAAVAAPARKLDEMTEPAGLGRVGGDVRAAIQKARVAKGWSQAELAKRINERAQVVQEYESGKAVPVQAVLAKMERALEVKLRGKAVGAPAPAGTK, from the coding sequence ATGCCGACGGGCAGGATGAGCGGCAACATCACGCAGGACTGGGAGCCGGTGGTGCTGCGGCGGGCGAAGCCCAAGGCGGCCGACCTCAAGTCCGCCAAGGCGGTGAACCAGGCGCTGCGGACGGGCGCGCCGGTGGAGACGGtgcgcaaggcggcggcggggacgaACAAGAATGCCTCCGCCGCGGCCGTGGCGGCGCCCGCGCGGAAGCTGGACGAGATGACGGAGCCTGCGGGGCTGGGGCGCGTGGGCGGCGACGTGCGCGCGGCCATCCAGAAGGCGCGCGTGGCGAAAGGATGGAGCCAGGCGGAGCTGGCCAAGCGCATCAACGAGCGGGCGCAGGTGGTGCAGGAGTACGAGAGCGGCAAGGCCGTCCCCGTCCAGGCCGTGCTCGCCAAGATGGAGCGCGCCCTCGAGGTCAAGCTCCGCGGCAAGGCGGTTGGGGCGCCCGCGCCCGCCGGGACAAAGTGA